A region of the Fibrobacterota bacterium genome:
CCTGGAGATCATCACCGCCGAGGACTGGCGGGAGCACGTGGATCAACGCGTGACGGACGGGAAGGTGCATCTGCGGCCGGCGCAGTGGTACCACAAGGCGCTCGGAAAGCATTTCCGCAGCGCCGGCGGTGGGCTTTTCCTGCCGAAGGATTCCCCCGCGGTGCTTTACGAATTGGAGAAGGGCCGGATCTGAAAATGGGAAGGAGAACCTTCCCTGTTCCGGATCATTCCACCCGGTAAATTTCCGCGCCCGCCTTCACGAATTCCTTCGACTTCTCCGCCATCCCCTGTTCCAGCGCCGCCTTTTCGTCCATGCCTTCCTTGGCCGCATAGGCGCGTACGTCGTCGGTGATTTTCATGGAGCAGAAATTGGGGCCGCACATGGAGCAGAAATGCGCCAGCTTGGCGCCTTCGGCGGGCAGGGTTTCGTCGTGGAATTTGCGCGCCGTGTCCGGATCGAGGGACAAATTAAATTGGTCGCTCCAACGGAACTCGAAGCGCGCCCGGGAAAGCGCGTTGTCGCGGTATTGCGCGGCGGGATGCCCTTTCGCGAGATCCGCCGCATGCGCCGCCAGCTTATAGGTGATGACGCCCACCTTCACGTCCTCGCGATCGGGAAGGCCCAGGTGCTCCTTGGGCGTCACGTAGCAAAGCATGGCGCATCCGTACCAGCCGATCATGGCAGCGCCGATGCCGCTGGTGATGTGGTCGTAGCCGGGCGCGATGTCGGTGGTGAGCGGCCCCAAGGTATAGAAGGGCGCCTCGTGGCACCATTCCAATTGCTTTTCCATGTTCTCCTTGATCATGTGCATGGGCACGTGGCCGGGGCCCTCGTTCATGACCTGCACGCCCATGTCCCAAGCGATCTCGGTCAATTCACCCTGGGTTTTCAGCTCGGCGAATTGGGCCTCATCGTTGGCGTCGTAAATGGATCCCGGCCGCAGGCCGTCCCCGATCGAGAAGGACACATCGTACGCCCGCATGATGTCGCAGATGTCGCGCCAATGGGTGTAGAGGAAATTCTCCTTGTGGTGGGCCAGGCACCATTTGGCCATGATGCTGCCGCCGCGGGAAACGATCCCCGTCATGCGTTTGGCCGTGAGCGGAACGTAGCGGAGCAGCACGCCCGCGTGTACGGTGAAATAATCAACGCCCTGCTCCGCCTGTTCGATGAGGGTGTCGCGGTAAAGCTCCCAGGTCAAATCCTCGGCCTTGCCGTTCACCTTCTCCAAGGCCTGGTAGATGGGGACCGTGCCGATGGGGACGGGGGAATTGCGCAGGATCCATTCCCGCGTCTCGTGGATGTTCTTGCCGGTGGAAAGATCCATCACGGTATCGGCGCCCCAGCGCGTGGCCCAGACCATCTTCTCCACTTCCTCTTCGATGGAACTGGCGATGGCCGAGTTGCCGATGTTGGCGTTGATCTTGACCAGGAAATTACGGCCGATGATCATCGGCTCGAGCTCCGGATGGTTGATATTGGCCGGGATGATGGCGCGCCCGCGGGCCACCTCGTCGCGCACGAATTCGGGAGTGATGATCTTGGGCACGCCGGCGCCGAAGGCTTGGCCCGGATGCTGCCTGGCGAGGGCTTCCTCGCGGATTTCGGCCTGCAGGTTCTCGCGGATGGCGATGTATTCCATTTCCGGGGTGATGATGCCGCGGCGCGCGTACTCGAGCTGGGTAACGGCGACGCTACCACCCAAGGGCGAGCGCTTGGCCCGCAGGGGCTTGCGCCCATGGGCGAAGCGCAGGGCGTCGAGGGAAGGATCGGAGGCGCGGCGGCGGCCGTACTCCGAGGTCTGGTCCGGAAGCTCCTCCACGTCGCCGCGGTCGAGGATCCATTGCCGGCGCAAAGGCGTAAGCCCCATGCGCACGTCGATCTCCGCGGCAGGATCGGTATACGGGCCGGAAGTGTCGTAGACGACGACCGGCTCGTTGGGCCGGTCCAAGGTCTTGTCGAAATGCGACCGCGTATTGGCGAGGGCGATTTCCCGCATCGCCACCGAGACGGTCGGATGTAATTTGCCCGGGCGATGGACTTTCCGCGAACCGGGGAACGGATCACGCGTAATGGCCTGATCGCTTACGACATCGGGAACGGACTGGGGAGAGGGTTTGCGTATCATGTTTTCCTTCCTACGCCGGCATGACCCGGATCAGGTTCGAGGGTTTCCCATCCGCATAAAGCCGCGGAGTGACTGGGATCTCAGGCCCTGAACGGGCCGCCCCTGGTTGCCGGGACAATATAGCTAGCGGCGCCTGGGGGTGTCAGGCAGGACTTGGCATTTCCCGGGGAATTAACAATATTAAGCCGCGCCGTTCCCGGCCTAGGCCGCTTGAATGCGCCCATGCGGGGCTTTAGCTCAGTTGGTAGAGCGCTTCGTTCGAAATGAAGAGGTCAGGAGTTCGACTCTCCTAAGCTCCACGGAAAGCCCTCCTGTAACGGAGGGCTTTTCTTTTGCTCCCACCGGGAAAGGGCGAAAACCATTTGCCGGGAAGATTTATGCCGGAAATAACCTCCGCCTCGATTCGATCTAAGGCTAAGGAATTCCCTTCCAGGACGTCCGGCCCGGAAGGGAGTCCCTTGGGGAAAGCGTTGGCGGCCGAGGCCATCGGTACGGCCCTGTTGCTAGCCACCGTGATCGGATCCGGGATCATGGGCGAACGATTGGCCCAAGGCAATACCGCCATCGCCTTGCTCGCGAACGCGATTGCCACCGGCGCTGGATTGATCGCCTTGATCCTCGCTTTCGGTCCCCTCTCGGGCGCCCATTTCAATCCGGTCGTTACGCTTAGCGAAGCCTTAACGGGAGGCCTGCCTTGGCGGAAAGCGCCGGGGTACGTTTTCGCCCAAGTCGTCGGCGCCTTCGCGGGAACCGCCGCGGCGAATCTCATGTTCGATCTGCCGGTATACTCCGCATCGCATCATGCCAGGCACGGCGCCGGCCAATTGTTAAGCGAGGCAATCGCGACCTTCGGTCTCTTGGCCGTAATCAAGGGATGTTCCCGGAGCCGCCCGGCGATGACGCCGTTCGCGGTCGGCGCGTACATCACCGCAGCCTATTGGTTCACGGCCTCGACTTCATTCGCCAATCCGGCCGTCACTTGGGCGCGCTCGGCGAGCGATACCTTCGCCGGGATCCGCGCTATCGATGTACCTGGATTCGTGATCGCTCAGGCGCTCGGCGCTTTGGCGGCAACGCTCCTATTCAACTGGTTATTACCGCGCAATGACACCACCGATAGAGATACGGGAAAGGCAACGCATGTCTGAAGCCAAGAAACCGGAGCCCAAGAAGCGCCTGCTTTTCGTCTGCATCGAGAACTCCAACCGCAGCCAGATGTCCCAGGCCTTCGCCAATATCCTGGGCGGCGACGCGGTGGAAACCTACAGCGCGGGCTCGCGGCCCTCCGGTATCGTCAACCCCAAAGCGATCGCCTCCATGGCCGAGATCGGTTACGATCTTTCCAAGCATGGATCCAAATCCCTCGACGACATCCCCAACGTGGAGTACGATGCCGTGGTAACGATGGGATGCGGTGATGCCTGCCCGTTCGTCCGCGCCAAGCATCGCATCGATTGGCAAATCCCCGATCCCAAGCATCTCCCGCCGGATGAATTCCGCGCCATCCGGGATCTGATCCGGACCAAAATCTCGGAATTGCTCAAGATCATCTAAGCGTTCTTATCGGGACCCCCGCCCTTTTCACGGATGGGAGTTAAATCGTATGAATACGATGTTGATTTTCCATCGTATTTGTACGATATTGATTCCATGGCCATGAGCAAA
Encoded here:
- the thiC gene encoding phosphomethylpyrimidine synthase ThiC, with the protein product MIRKPSPQSVPDVVSDQAITRDPFPGSRKVHRPGKLHPTVSVAMREIALANTRSHFDKTLDRPNEPVVVYDTSGPYTDPAAEIDVRMGLTPLRRQWILDRGDVEELPDQTSEYGRRRASDPSLDALRFAHGRKPLRAKRSPLGGSVAVTQLEYARRGIITPEMEYIAIRENLQAEIREEALARQHPGQAFGAGVPKIITPEFVRDEVARGRAIIPANINHPELEPMIIGRNFLVKINANIGNSAIASSIEEEVEKMVWATRWGADTVMDLSTGKNIHETREWILRNSPVPIGTVPIYQALEKVNGKAEDLTWELYRDTLIEQAEQGVDYFTVHAGVLLRYVPLTAKRMTGIVSRGGSIMAKWCLAHHKENFLYTHWRDICDIMRAYDVSFSIGDGLRPGSIYDANDEAQFAELKTQGELTEIAWDMGVQVMNEGPGHVPMHMIKENMEKQLEWCHEAPFYTLGPLTTDIAPGYDHITSGIGAAMIGWYGCAMLCYVTPKEHLGLPDREDVKVGVITYKLAAHAADLAKGHPAAQYRDNALSRARFEFRWSDQFNLSLDPDTARKFHDETLPAEGAKLAHFCSMCGPNFCSMKITDDVRAYAAKEGMDEKAALEQGMAEKSKEFVKAGAEIYRVE
- a CDS encoding aquaporin family protein; translation: MPEITSASIRSKAKEFPSRTSGPEGSPLGKALAAEAIGTALLLATVIGSGIMGERLAQGNTAIALLANAIATGAGLIALILAFGPLSGAHFNPVVTLSEALTGGLPWRKAPGYVFAQVVGAFAGTAAANLMFDLPVYSASHHARHGAGQLLSEAIATFGLLAVIKGCSRSRPAMTPFAVGAYITAAYWFTASTSFANPAVTWARSASDTFAGIRAIDVPGFVIAQALGALAATLLFNWLLPRNDTTDRDTGKATHV
- a CDS encoding arsenate reductase ArsC — encoded protein: MSEAKKPEPKKRLLFVCIENSNRSQMSQAFANILGGDAVETYSAGSRPSGIVNPKAIASMAEIGYDLSKHGSKSLDDIPNVEYDAVVTMGCGDACPFVRAKHRIDWQIPDPKHLPPDEFRAIRDLIRTKISELLKII